Proteins encoded within one genomic window of Deinococcus budaensis:
- a CDS encoding UDP-glucose dehydrogenase family protein — protein MQDTRALQVAVVGTGYVGLGTAIMLAYLGHHVVGLDVDENKVAMLRRGQLPIYEPHLDQLMLDSGDRLRWTTSYAEAIPDADVIFICVGTPPLPSGQPNLSYVADAAQSIAGHLNGKLQVVVNKSTVPIGTGDWVARMLEEHAPDYHEGRYLVVSNPEFLREGTAMHDSLYPDRIVLGSDSPVGIAQLVRLYEPLLDQSFEAPGYVPRPAGYTRPELVTTSLSSAEMIKYAANAFLALKISFANEIAGLCEWVDADIAEVTRGIGHDQRIGPRFLEAGAGWGGSCFGKDTSALISIGREYGYDMPILAAAVEINRRQRQLVITKLQQHLHRLKGKRVAVLGMAFKPNTDDLRDSPAHDCIARLGELGVQVVAHDPIAMPRAREEWRHLRYHEAASAEAALHGADAAIIMTEWNEYRQLDWAGALRRMRNPLVIDTRRVITAALPVGTVEQIGKRAPGVLVHEASA, from the coding sequence ATGCAGGACACCAGAGCGTTGCAGGTCGCCGTGGTCGGAACCGGATATGTGGGCCTGGGCACGGCGATCATGCTGGCTTACCTCGGCCATCACGTGGTCGGGCTGGATGTGGACGAGAACAAGGTAGCGATGCTGCGCCGTGGGCAGCTCCCGATCTACGAGCCGCATCTCGATCAGCTGATGCTCGACAGCGGCGACCGCCTGCGCTGGACCACCAGCTACGCGGAAGCGATTCCGGATGCGGACGTGATCTTTATCTGCGTGGGCACGCCGCCGCTGCCCAGCGGTCAGCCCAACCTCAGCTACGTGGCCGACGCGGCCCAGAGCATCGCGGGGCACCTCAACGGCAAGCTTCAGGTCGTGGTGAACAAGAGCACGGTGCCCATCGGCACGGGCGACTGGGTGGCCCGGATGCTCGAGGAGCACGCCCCCGACTACCACGAGGGCCGCTACCTGGTGGTCAGCAACCCCGAGTTTCTGCGCGAGGGCACGGCCATGCACGACAGCCTCTATCCCGACCGCATCGTGCTGGGCAGCGACAGCCCGGTGGGCATCGCGCAGCTCGTGCGGCTGTACGAGCCGCTGCTCGACCAGAGCTTCGAGGCGCCGGGGTACGTGCCCCGGCCCGCCGGCTACACCCGCCCCGAACTCGTCACGACCAGCCTCAGCAGCGCCGAGATGATCAAGTACGCGGCCAACGCTTTCCTGGCGCTCAAGATCAGCTTCGCCAACGAGATCGCCGGGCTGTGCGAGTGGGTGGACGCCGACATTGCGGAAGTCACGCGCGGCATCGGACACGACCAGCGCATCGGACCTCGTTTTCTGGAGGCGGGCGCGGGGTGGGGCGGCAGCTGCTTCGGCAAAGACACCTCGGCGCTGATCTCCATCGGGCGCGAGTACGGCTACGACATGCCGATCCTGGCGGCGGCGGTGGAGATCAACCGGCGCCAGCGCCAGCTGGTGATCACCAAGCTCCAGCAGCACCTGCACCGGCTCAAGGGCAAGCGCGTGGCGGTGCTGGGCATGGCCTTCAAGCCCAACACCGACGACCTGCGCGACTCGCCCGCCCACGACTGCATCGCCCGCCTGGGAGAACTCGGCGTGCAGGTGGTCGCCCACGACCCCATCGCGATGCCGCGCGCCCGTGAGGAGTGGCGTCACCTGCGCTACCACGAGGCGGCCTCGGCCGAAGCGGCCCTGCACGGCGCGGACGCGGCGATCATCATGACCGAGTGGAATGAGTACCGCCAGCTTGACTGGGCGGGTGCCCTGCGCCGGATGCGCAACCCCCTGGTGATCGACACCCGGCGCGTGATCACGGCGGCCCTCCCCGTCGGGACGGTCGAGCAGATCGGCAAGCGTGCGCCCGGCGTGCTGGTCCACGAGGCGTCGGCATGA
- a CDS encoding NAD-dependent epimerase/dehydratase family protein produces MSVAVITGSAGLIGSEAVRFFAGLGMQVVGIDNDMRQFFFGPEASTRWNQQRLERSVPGYVHHDLDIRDFPAIERLFSQYGSEISLIVHTAAQPSHDWAARDPFSDFSVNATGTLNLLEAARQHCPQAPFIFTSTNKVYGDTPNRLPLIERETRWDVEAPHPAAQGIDEHMSIDQSKHSLFGASKVAADVLVQEYGRYFDMPTVCFRGGCLTGPSHSGTQLHGFLAYLMKCTMTGQPYTVFGYKGKQVRDNIHSADLIAAFYEFYQRPRAGEVYNIGGGLESNCSMLEAIALCEEITGRPLTHSYVDDNRSGDHIWYVSDLRKFKAHYPGWGISYDVPRILQEMHALNQDRWVGA; encoded by the coding sequence ATGAGTGTTGCAGTGATTACAGGGTCAGCTGGGTTGATCGGCTCCGAGGCCGTCCGTTTCTTCGCGGGGCTGGGGATGCAGGTCGTGGGGATCGACAACGACATGCGGCAGTTCTTCTTCGGGCCGGAGGCCTCGACCCGCTGGAACCAGCAGCGGCTGGAGCGCAGCGTGCCGGGCTATGTCCACCACGACCTCGACATCCGCGACTTTCCCGCCATCGAGCGTCTGTTTTCCCAGTACGGCTCTGAGATCTCCCTGATCGTCCACACCGCCGCGCAGCCCTCGCACGACTGGGCCGCCCGCGACCCCTTTTCCGACTTCTCGGTGAACGCGACGGGGACACTGAACCTGCTGGAAGCCGCGCGGCAGCACTGCCCGCAGGCGCCCTTTATCTTCACCTCCACCAACAAGGTGTACGGTGACACGCCCAACCGCCTGCCCCTGATCGAGCGCGAGACCCGCTGGGACGTGGAGGCCCCGCACCCGGCGGCGCAGGGCATCGACGAGCACATGAGCATCGACCAGAGCAAACACTCGCTGTTCGGGGCGTCCAAGGTGGCCGCCGACGTGCTGGTGCAGGAGTACGGGCGCTATTTCGACATGCCGACCGTCTGCTTCCGGGGAGGGTGCCTGACCGGCCCCAGCCACTCGGGCACCCAGCTGCACGGCTTCCTGGCCTACCTGATGAAATGCACCATGACCGGCCAGCCCTATACCGTCTTCGGGTACAAGGGCAAGCAGGTGCGCGACAACATCCACTCGGCCGACCTGATCGCGGCCTTTTACGAGTTCTACCAGCGGCCCCGCGCGGGCGAGGTCTACAACATCGGCGGCGGGCTGGAGAGCAACTGCTCGATGCTGGAGGCCATCGCCCTGTGCGAGGAGATCACCGGGCGCCCCTTGACGCACAGCTACGTGGACGACAACCGCAGCGGCGACCACATCTGGTATGTCAGCGACCTGCGCAAGTTCAAGGCGCATTACCCCGGCTGGGGCATCTCCTACGACGTGCCGCGCATCCTGCAGGAGATGCACGCCCTCAACCAGGACCGCTGGGTGGGCGCGTGA
- a CDS encoding UDP-glucuronic acid decarboxylase family protein, translating to MNILLTGSAGFVGSHLAERFLKDGHRVVGVDNYLSGQTRNTELLGGYPAFRFVEADVSVGLPEGLADEEGGFGAVLHFASPASPPHYQQHPVDTLRVGAQGTENTLELARRCGARFMLASTSEVYGDPQVHPQPESYWGHVNPNGLRSCYDEAKRYAEAITMAYHRHHGVDTRILRIFNTYGPRMRADDGRVVTNFINQALAGRPLTVYGDGAQTRSFQYVDDLVEGIVRLLEAPHHGPVNIGNPDEYTILQFAELIRDRINPGLPIIHEPMPEDDPRQRRPDITLARERLGWAPQVTLEQGLDRTVAYFRELSRGTGPQEVRSPAQVGA from the coding sequence ATGAACATCCTGCTGACCGGCAGCGCGGGGTTCGTGGGCAGCCACCTGGCCGAACGCTTTCTGAAAGACGGCCACCGCGTGGTCGGCGTGGACAACTACCTCAGCGGGCAGACGCGCAATACCGAGCTGCTGGGCGGGTACCCGGCGTTCCGTTTTGTGGAGGCCGACGTGAGCGTGGGGCTGCCCGAGGGGCTGGCGGACGAGGAGGGGGGCTTCGGCGCGGTGCTGCACTTCGCCTCGCCCGCCAGCCCGCCGCACTACCAGCAGCACCCGGTGGACACGCTGCGGGTGGGCGCCCAGGGCACCGAGAACACCCTGGAGCTGGCCCGGCGCTGCGGGGCGCGTTTCATGCTGGCGTCCACCTCCGAGGTGTACGGCGATCCGCAGGTGCATCCCCAGCCCGAGAGCTACTGGGGGCACGTCAACCCCAATGGCCTGCGCAGCTGCTACGACGAGGCCAAACGCTACGCCGAGGCGATCACGATGGCCTATCACCGTCACCACGGGGTGGACACCCGCATCCTGCGGATCTTCAACACCTATGGCCCCCGGATGCGCGCCGACGACGGCCGGGTGGTGACCAACTTCATCAACCAGGCGCTGGCAGGCCGTCCCCTCACCGTGTACGGCGACGGGGCGCAGACCCGCTCCTTCCAGTACGTGGACGATCTGGTCGAGGGCATCGTGCGGCTGCTGGAAGCGCCCCACCACGGTCCGGTGAACATCGGCAACCCCGACGAGTACACCATCTTGCAGTTCGCGGAGCTGATCCGCGACCGCATCAACCCGGGCCTCCCGATCATCCACGAACCCATGCCCGAGGACGACCCCCGCCAGCGCCGCCCCGACATCACCCTGGCCCGTGAGCGGCTGGGCTGGGCGCCGCAGGTGACCCTGGAGCAGGGCCTGGACCGCACGGTGGCGTATTTCCGCGAGCTGAGCCGTGGGACCGGGCCGCAGGAGGTCCGCTCGCCCGCGCAGGTGGGCGCGTGA
- a CDS encoding glucose-1-phosphate thymidylyltransferase, with protein sequence MKAVIPAAGFGTRLRPLTYARPKPVLPVGNRPIICHAVQNLADAGIREIGIVVSPMTREAIQAAVLGLEGVCIEFIEQPEMLGLGHAVMVARDFVGESDFCVYLGDNLFEHGVLDFRRAFEEQQADAAVALVEVPDARAFGVAVVDGRGQITRLVEKPALPLSNLAVAGVYCFRASVFGILETLSPSARGEYEITDAIQRLIEQGGRVAGQRVRGWWKDTGRPLDLIEANRLVLEGLRPGVLGEVSGSRLTGRVVVEPGAVVRNSVIMGPVTIASGARIDNAYIGPFTSVGRGSVIENAEVEYSVIDEGAEIRDMSVRLQECLIGLHARVIGHGELPRVHRLVLSDTSLLEFGC encoded by the coding sequence GTGAAGGCGGTCATCCCGGCGGCGGGGTTCGGCACACGGCTGCGTCCGCTGACCTACGCCCGCCCCAAGCCCGTGCTGCCGGTGGGCAACCGCCCGATCATCTGCCACGCCGTCCAGAACCTGGCCGACGCCGGCATCCGTGAGATCGGCATCGTGGTGTCGCCGATGACGCGTGAGGCCATTCAGGCGGCGGTGCTGGGCCTAGAAGGGGTGTGCATCGAGTTCATCGAGCAGCCCGAAATGCTGGGGCTGGGGCACGCCGTGATGGTGGCGCGCGACTTCGTGGGCGAGAGCGATTTTTGCGTGTATCTGGGCGACAACCTCTTCGAGCACGGCGTGCTGGATTTCCGCCGCGCCTTCGAGGAGCAGCAGGCCGACGCCGCCGTGGCGCTTGTCGAGGTGCCCGACGCCCGCGCCTTCGGGGTGGCGGTGGTGGACGGACGCGGGCAGATCACGCGGCTGGTGGAAAAGCCGGCGCTGCCGCTCTCCAATCTGGCGGTGGCGGGGGTGTACTGCTTCCGGGCGAGCGTGTTCGGCATTCTGGAGACGCTGTCTCCCAGCGCGCGCGGAGAGTACGAGATCACCGACGCGATCCAGCGCCTGATCGAGCAGGGAGGCCGGGTAGCGGGTCAGCGCGTGCGCGGCTGGTGGAAGGACACCGGGCGGCCGCTGGACCTGATCGAAGCCAACCGGCTGGTCCTCGAAGGCCTGCGGCCCGGCGTGCTGGGGGAGGTCAGCGGCTCAAGGCTGACGGGCCGGGTCGTGGTGGAACCCGGCGCCGTGGTCCGGAACAGCGTGATTATGGGACCGGTGACCATCGCCAGCGGAGCCAGGATCGACAACGCCTACATCGGCCCCTTCACGTCTGTGGGGCGCGGCAGCGTGATCGAGAACGCCGAGGTCGAATACAGCGTGATCGACGAGGGCGCCGAGATCCGCGACATGAGCGTGCGGCTTCAGGAATGTCTGATCGGCCTGCACGCCCGGGTGATCGGCCACGGCGAGTTGCCCCGGGTCCACCGCCTGGTCCTCTCCGACACCAGCCTGCTGGAATTCGGCTGCTGA
- a CDS encoding NAD-dependent epimerase/dehydratase family protein, with protein sequence MNLAPETKIFVAESGGFVGQAIVRRLGELGYHNVARAGGGLDLREKDEVNAFFERELPDYVFVPSVRVGGSVTDSMYPAQWLRDNLMVMTNVIHASYLYDVEKLLCLDCSSTYADLGALPLNVSYLQAELLEETQRVCTVVSQTTAELCDSYRRQYGCDFVSVVFSSLYGPHADEDLQRSSVVFALLGDLLRARETGAPSVRWPGGTWSRDLLYVGDMADACLFLAEQPAGAGAVQVGSGVSTSLHDLAGAVRALTGYVGHFEADPRVPPVAARGAFTGDTLRARGWAASTALRAGLEETYRWYLRHRPLTPLR encoded by the coding sequence ATGAATCTCGCTCCCGAGACCAAGATCTTTGTGGCCGAGTCGGGCGGGTTTGTCGGCCAGGCCATCGTCCGCAGGCTGGGGGAGCTGGGGTACCACAACGTCGCCCGCGCGGGCGGCGGCCTCGATCTGCGCGAGAAAGACGAGGTCAATGCCTTTTTCGAGCGCGAGTTGCCGGACTACGTCTTCGTGCCCTCGGTGCGGGTGGGCGGCTCGGTCACCGACTCGATGTACCCGGCGCAGTGGCTGCGCGACAACCTGATGGTGATGACCAACGTCATCCACGCCTCTTACCTCTATGACGTGGAAAAGCTGCTGTGCCTGGATTGCAGCTCGACCTACGCCGACCTGGGCGCCCTGCCACTGAACGTGAGCTACCTCCAGGCCGAACTGCTGGAAGAAACCCAGCGGGTCTGCACGGTGGTGAGCCAGACCACCGCCGAGCTGTGCGACAGTTACCGCCGCCAGTACGGCTGCGACTTCGTGAGCGTGGTGTTCAGCAGCCTGTACGGCCCCCATGCCGACGAGGACCTCCAGCGCAGCAGCGTGGTGTTCGCGCTGCTCGGAGACCTGCTGCGGGCACGCGAGACGGGCGCGCCCTCCGTGCGCTGGCCGGGCGGCACCTGGAGCCGCGACCTGCTGTACGTGGGCGACATGGCCGACGCCTGCCTCTTTCTGGCCGAGCAGCCTGCGGGCGCCGGGGCCGTGCAGGTGGGCAGCGGTGTGTCCACCAGCCTGCACGACCTCGCGGGCGCGGTCCGGGCGCTGACCGGCTACGTGGGCCACTTCGAGGCCGACCCACGGGTCCCCCCGGTCGCGGCGCGGGGAGCTTTTACGGGTGACACCCTGCGCGCCCGGGGCTGGGCAGCCTCCACGGCGCTGCGGGCGGGGCTGGAAGAAACCTACCGCTGGTACCTGCGCCACCGTCCCCTGACCCCCTTGCGCTGA
- a CDS encoding AAA family ATPase has product MLTIHLLGHAHISRNQQPVPVSAKAVALISYLAIEKLPQHRERLADLLWTTAEARKNLRVELARIRTAGLNLFPASRQLLYLENVTNDFELWHSRLGQDLNQAQLAEWLAMLRGFPLSGLEDLGSSTFQEWVDQQRWVISQQIEDGLSRMYWQYAQRQQTWAMRLIAARADTLGYELGDAPVLSAAVPAPAAAAAPAAVPVFPAAAELRARELHFGRGPEEEILRDLLQKSGAPQVVVMHGPPGVGKSYLADRLADQHSGLTLRVPSMRSGRLVLASLAQGLIGHCDPECSEALRRMLLAPTSLEEDLVKVAVALGKLSRPALLVFDQAHAAPADLAPLISYLLEVPADGPRLFLLLSRQRPAQAPLTRALRGRAPGMYAELEVPPLTQASVQQVLEARFPSEAASGRHSDAARLLQRSEGNPLHLLSLLDEQQGGPQGGGTHFPQAVRDIYHAEIDQWPPALMEAMGRLSAIYGPFDGQVAGAALGEALADSADTLLYTALDRQILREVEPGGALSLPDLRTLPDPDRPETLYAFASEGLRIALASRSPQLVRQDVRRRLAAVLGETAPGLAAHYARRAGLTDEAERLQRLYRAGLHRQQLPGGSGDAADAGLARPQLVAEPRRLPVPPQPPLACQGYLVTQDDRGWLDISSIGQYGHPQTLRLHLPLPVVGAGPGAQEGAEVTAELRLVWRLDVFSGGEELGPPRLPFPLRLRLVDTPLAHVLTRAPTPDYLEDGVRHTVHAGATEGHWMEHRVTLTCRAGSAPTLELSVRALDVALTLGALSWQGRDLLPLVSGVSGGQRGETQVPPSAPPSREMRAETPAPTLR; this is encoded by the coding sequence GTGTTGACCATCCACCTTCTGGGACACGCGCACATCAGCCGCAACCAGCAACCTGTCCCGGTCTCTGCCAAGGCCGTCGCGCTGATCTCCTACCTCGCCATCGAGAAGTTGCCCCAGCACCGTGAGCGGCTGGCCGACCTGCTCTGGACGACCGCCGAGGCCCGCAAGAACCTGCGCGTCGAGCTGGCCCGCATCCGCACGGCGGGCCTCAACCTCTTTCCCGCCAGCCGCCAGCTGCTGTATCTGGAAAACGTCACCAACGATTTCGAGCTGTGGCATTCAAGGCTGGGGCAGGACCTGAACCAGGCCCAGCTGGCCGAGTGGCTCGCCATGCTGCGCGGGTTTCCGCTCAGCGGCCTGGAAGACTTGGGCAGCTCGACTTTTCAGGAATGGGTAGACCAGCAGCGCTGGGTGATCAGCCAGCAGATCGAGGACGGCCTGAGCCGCATGTACTGGCAGTACGCGCAGCGCCAGCAGACCTGGGCCATGCGCCTGATCGCCGCGCGGGCGGACACCCTGGGTTACGAACTGGGGGACGCGCCGGTTTTGTCCGCTGCCGTTCCTGCCCCCGCCGCTGCTGCGGCGCCGGCGGCCGTGCCCGTCTTCCCGGCAGCGGCCGAGCTTCGGGCGCGCGAGCTGCACTTCGGGCGCGGCCCCGAGGAAGAGATTCTGCGGGACCTGCTTCAGAAATCCGGGGCGCCGCAGGTCGTGGTGATGCACGGTCCCCCCGGCGTGGGCAAGAGCTACCTGGCCGACCGGCTGGCGGATCAGCATTCGGGCCTGACCCTGCGCGTGCCCAGCATGCGTTCGGGACGCTTGGTCCTCGCCTCGCTGGCCCAGGGGTTGATCGGTCACTGCGACCCCGAATGCAGCGAGGCCCTGCGGCGGATGCTGCTGGCCCCCACCAGCCTCGAAGAGGACCTGGTCAAGGTGGCGGTGGCGCTGGGCAAACTCAGCCGCCCGGCCCTGCTGGTGTTCGATCAGGCGCACGCCGCCCCGGCTGACCTCGCGCCCCTGATCAGCTACCTGCTGGAGGTTCCGGCAGACGGCCCCCGGCTCTTTTTGCTGCTGAGCCGTCAGCGCCCGGCCCAGGCGCCGCTGACCCGGGCGCTGCGGGGCCGCGCGCCGGGCATGTACGCCGAGCTGGAGGTTCCGCCGCTGACCCAGGCCAGCGTGCAGCAGGTGCTCGAAGCCCGCTTTCCGTCGGAGGCGGCCTCGGGGCGGCACAGCGACGCGGCGCGGCTGCTGCAACGCAGCGAGGGCAACCCGCTGCACCTGCTCAGCCTGCTCGACGAGCAGCAGGGCGGCCCTCAGGGGGGCGGCACCCATTTTCCCCAGGCGGTGCGCGACATCTATCACGCCGAGATCGACCAGTGGCCGCCCGCCCTGATGGAGGCGATGGGCCGCCTGAGCGCCATCTACGGTCCCTTCGACGGGCAGGTCGCGGGGGCCGCGCTGGGCGAGGCCCTGGCCGACTCCGCCGACACGCTGCTTTACACGGCGCTGGACAGACAGATTCTGCGCGAGGTGGAGCCGGGCGGAGCGCTCTCGCTGCCCGACCTCCGGACCCTTCCGGACCCCGACCGCCCCGAGACGCTGTACGCCTTTGCCAGCGAGGGCCTGCGCATCGCGCTGGCCAGCCGCTCGCCCCAGCTGGTCCGCCAGGATGTGCGGCGGCGCCTGGCGGCCGTGCTGGGCGAGACCGCGCCGGGTCTGGCCGCCCACTACGCGCGGCGCGCCGGCCTGACCGACGAGGCCGAGCGGCTCCAGCGGCTCTACCGGGCGGGGCTGCACCGCCAACAGCTGCCCGGGGGCAGCGGCGACGCGGCGGACGCCGGACTGGCCCGGCCGCAGCTGGTGGCTGAACCCCGGCGCCTGCCGGTACCGCCGCAGCCCCCCCTGGCCTGCCAGGGTTACCTGGTGACGCAAGACGACCGGGGCTGGCTCGACATCTCCAGCATCGGGCAATACGGGCATCCCCAGACCTTGCGCCTGCATCTGCCGTTGCCGGTTGTCGGCGCCGGGCCGGGCGCTCAGGAGGGAGCGGAGGTAACGGCCGAGCTGCGGCTGGTCTGGCGTCTCGACGTCTTCAGCGGCGGCGAGGAACTGGGACCGCCCCGCCTGCCTTTCCCGCTGCGGCTGCGGCTGGTGGACACTCCGCTGGCCCACGTGCTGACCCGCGCCCCCACCCCCGACTATCTGGAAGACGGCGTGCGCCATACCGTGCATGCAGGCGCCACCGAGGGCCACTGGATGGAGCACCGGGTGACCCTGACCTGCCGCGCTGGAAGCGCGCCCACGCTGGAGCTGAGCGTGCGCGCCCTCGACGTGGCGCTGACCCTGGGTGCCCTGAGCTGGCAGGGCCGCGACCTCCTCCCGCTGGTGTCTGGCGTTTCCGGTGGGCAACGTGGAGAGACGCAGGTGCCTCCCAGCGCCCCCCCCTCCAGGGAGATGCGCGCCGAGACGCCAGCCCCCACGCTGCGCTGA
- a CDS encoding NPCBM/NEW2 domain-containing protein, whose product MTQQPLSPLRLPLAPLGLLALTLALSACGGGPASKAPAQAAAQPPVDFVYDGKDHSWSSDGRQGGIKAQAINSGDNTLSYEGWTAATNAWGPIEVNRSNGEKNAGDGRTLSIGGQTFANGFGVHAGSSMTFQIGGQCTSFTATVGMDDEVGDRGSVVFQVYADGVKLYDSGVVRGSDSGRAVNVNVAGKNELKLVVTDAGDGLNYDHADWANAMLRSCGGTASIAPAPPVSGNVQYSGKLIITKGGTYSGNWESQDTGAAVSIRTSEPVIIENSNIRGRGHLIHGFRNRVTIRNTRGYALNPNVAGRTHGYAVAAEELMSLRIENSYFENTGGIYIREFWGDPNRGDTIKILRNQIRNVNGTKSDGNGGYQNASHIVQALHMNAVRRVPNVEVAWNEIINEPGKSATEENINILASSGTPNSPMLIHDNYIQGAYPVSPATTTNYAGGGILLGDGKVSDPLDSGYTRVYNNQIVGTTNHGLAIAGGVSHQMYNNRVVGSGRLPDGTRLPAANVGLYVWDPYGAGKLTPPTFANNVMRDNVVGWTRVGSDGRTSNNPMWFPNCGLNNTVCTGNQDLGTVTLDMERQEFTRWQSKLSSAGIKVGP is encoded by the coding sequence ATGACCCAGCAACCTCTTTCCCCTCTCCGTCTTCCCCTTGCTCCTCTCGGCCTCCTGGCACTGACCCTCGCGCTCTCGGCCTGCGGCGGCGGCCCAGCCTCCAAGGCGCCCGCCCAGGCGGCGGCGCAGCCGCCAGTCGATTTCGTGTACGACGGCAAGGACCACAGCTGGAGCAGCGACGGCCGTCAGGGGGGCATCAAGGCCCAGGCGATCAACTCCGGCGACAACACCCTGAGTTATGAGGGCTGGACCGCCGCGACCAATGCCTGGGGTCCCATCGAGGTCAACCGCAGCAACGGCGAGAAGAACGCCGGGGACGGCCGCACCCTCAGCATCGGCGGGCAGACCTTCGCCAACGGCTTCGGCGTTCATGCGGGGTCGAGCATGACCTTCCAGATCGGCGGCCAGTGCACGAGCTTCACGGCGACCGTGGGCATGGACGACGAAGTCGGGGACCGAGGCAGCGTCGTCTTTCAGGTGTACGCCGACGGCGTCAAGCTGTACGACAGCGGTGTGGTGCGCGGCTCGGACAGCGGCCGGGCAGTCAACGTGAACGTGGCAGGCAAAAACGAGCTGAAGCTGGTCGTGACGGACGCGGGCGACGGCCTGAACTACGACCACGCCGACTGGGCCAACGCGATGCTGCGCAGTTGCGGCGGGACGGCCTCCATCGCCCCCGCACCTCCCGTCAGCGGCAACGTGCAGTACAGCGGCAAGCTGATCATCACCAAGGGCGGCACCTACTCGGGCAACTGGGAGAGCCAGGACACGGGCGCGGCGGTCAGCATCCGGACCAGCGAGCCGGTGATCATCGAGAATTCCAACATCCGTGGCCGGGGCCACCTGATCCACGGGTTCCGCAACCGCGTGACCATCCGCAACACCCGGGGCTACGCCCTGAACCCCAACGTGGCGGGCCGCACGCACGGGTACGCGGTGGCGGCTGAAGAACTGATGAGCCTGCGGATCGAGAACAGTTATTTCGAGAATACCGGCGGCATCTACATCCGGGAATTCTGGGGCGACCCCAACCGCGGCGACACCATCAAGATCCTGCGCAACCAGATTCGCAACGTCAACGGCACCAAGAGTGACGGCAACGGGGGCTACCAGAACGCCTCGCACATCGTGCAGGCCCTCCACATGAACGCCGTGCGCCGGGTGCCGAACGTCGAGGTCGCCTGGAATGAGATCATCAACGAGCCGGGCAAGAGCGCCACGGAAGAGAACATCAATATCCTCGCGAGCAGCGGCACGCCCAACAGCCCGATGCTGATTCACGACAACTATATCCAGGGCGCCTACCCGGTCAGCCCGGCGACCACCACCAACTACGCGGGCGGCGGGATCCTGCTGGGCGACGGCAAGGTCAGCGATCCTCTGGACTCCGGCTACACCCGGGTCTACAACAACCAGATCGTGGGCACGACCAACCACGGCCTGGCCATTGCAGGCGGCGTCAGCCACCAGATGTACAACAACCGCGTGGTGGGCAGCGGCCGCCTGCCCGACGGTACCCGTCTGCCCGCCGCCAACGTGGGCCTGTACGTCTGGGACCCCTACGGCGCGGGCAAGCTGACCCCTCCCACCTTCGCCAACAACGTGATGCGCGACAACGTGGTCGGGTGGACCCGGGTCGGCTCGGACGGCCGCACCTCCAACAACCCCATGTGGTTTCCCAACTGCGGCCTGAACAACACCGTCTGCACGGGCAACCAGGATCTGGGCACCGTGACGCTCGACATGGAGCGTCAGGAATTCACCCGCTGGCAGAGCAAGCTGTCGTCGGCCGGGATCAAGGTCGGTCCCTGA
- a CDS encoding WecB/TagA/CpsF family glycosyltransferase: MIQRGINGGKHAVLGVNVHAVDYDYAVHAIMEAARQQRPFAVSALAVHGVMTGFQDPEHARRLNGLDLVVPDGQPVRWALGWLYGQKLPDRVYGPELTLRTAEALAKEGLSVYLYGSQPPVLARFAADLQRRFPGLRIAGMEASKFRRTTLPEREEIAARIRESGADAVFVGLGCPRQEVWAFEYRDLLSRPILAVGAAFDFHAGTLAQAPRFMQDRGLEWLFRLSQEPGRLWRRYVLLNPLFLANLLLQYTRLRSFHARLPDGTERHELYG, translated from the coding sequence GTGATCCAGCGCGGCATCAATGGGGGCAAGCACGCGGTGCTGGGCGTCAACGTCCACGCGGTGGACTACGACTACGCGGTGCACGCGATCATGGAAGCGGCGCGCCAGCAGCGGCCCTTCGCGGTCAGCGCGCTCGCGGTGCACGGGGTCATGACCGGCTTTCAGGACCCCGAACACGCCCGGCGCCTCAACGGCCTGGACCTGGTGGTGCCCGACGGCCAGCCGGTGCGCTGGGCGCTGGGGTGGCTGTACGGTCAGAAGTTGCCCGACCGGGTGTACGGTCCCGAGCTGACGCTGCGCACCGCCGAGGCGCTGGCGAAAGAAGGCCTCAGCGTGTACCTGTACGGCAGCCAGCCGCCGGTTCTGGCGCGCTTTGCCGCCGACCTCCAGCGCCGCTTTCCGGGTCTGAGAATCGCCGGGATGGAGGCGTCCAAGTTCCGCCGCACCACCCTCCCGGAGCGCGAGGAGATCGCCGCGCGCATCCGCGAGTCGGGGGCGGACGCGGTGTTCGTGGGGCTGGGGTGTCCCCGCCAGGAGGTCTGGGCCTTCGAGTACCGCGACCTGCTCTCGCGGCCGATCCTGGCGGTCGGGGCCGCCTTCGACTTTCACGCCGGAACGCTGGCGCAGGCGCCGCGCTTCATGCAGGACCGGGGGCTGGAGTGGCTTTTCCGGCTCTCGCAGGAGCCGGGGCGGCTGTGGCGGCGCTACGTGCTGCTCAATCCCCTTTTCCTGGCGAACCTGCTGCTGCAATACACCCGCCTGAGAAGCTTTCACGCGCGGCTTCCCGACGGCACTGAACGTCACGAACTGTACGGATAA